One Rosa chinensis cultivar Old Blush chromosome 5, RchiOBHm-V2, whole genome shotgun sequence genomic region harbors:
- the LOC112167568 gene encoding uncharacterized protein LOC112167568, whose protein sequence is MAVLLSASLPSPKFKRANLETQQAFSLNWLQWLLKSRFPFSRCNSAIGRWICKSISIRKEKTRKKKIDSKFPEMLPNEAYETDRSWTSIQIMEFAKKMDMFPSVMVAYRILLTIPVTVASAERSFSKLKLLKSYLRTTMTQDRLNGLAILTIERNMLANVDYKKIIDDFASRNAKRHHFR, encoded by the exons ATGGCTGTCTTGCTCTCTGCATCTCTCCCAAGTCCCAAGTTTAAACGGGCAAATCTTGAAACCCAGCAAGCGTTTTCTTTAAATTGGTTGCAATGGCTGCTCAAATCCAGATTTCCATTTTCCAG gtgCAACTCAGCAATTGGAAGGTGGATATGCAAGTCAATCtcgatcagaaaagaaaaaacaagaaagaaaaaaattgattcCAAATTTCCAG AGATGCTGCCGAATGAGGCATATGAAACAGATAGGTCTTGGACATCCATTCAAATTATGGAGTTTGCTAAGAAAATGGATATGTTTCCAAGTGTTATGGTTGCCTACAGGATTTTATTGACTATACCGGTGACGGTAGCATCCGCTGAAAGAAGTTTTTCAAAATTGAAGTTATTAAAGTCTTATCTTCGGACTACCATGACTCAAGATAGGCTGAATGGATTAGCTATTTTAACCATTGAAAGAAATATGTTGGCAAATGTTGACTACAAAAAGATAATTGATGATTTTGCTTCAAGAAATGCAAAAAGACATCATTTTAGATGA
- the LOC112167676 gene encoding putative F-box/LRR-repeat protein 23 codes for MSDVPDRRRLLSRSWTEFQDDVMSSILARLGAIEILQTAQKVCTTWRRISKQPSMWRRIDMSNKWSFPSDQPFELDKMCRHAIDRSCGSLVEIKLQNFGNNELLKYITDSSRGIRSLQLVNCYIKDEGFSEVASKLSVLEDLEISVCGGYISHKTVEVVGQACPLLKSFKLNCFRFMLNKQNSRLSLTTRDDLRESLRTCDVEALAISRTMQDLHHLKLVGNRLTNDG; via the exons ATGTCCGATGTACCTGACCGGCGCCGGCTCTTAAGCCGAAGCTGGACTGAATTCCAAGATGACGTCATGTCGTCGATACTGGCACGTCTCGGAGCGATCGAGATCCTGCAGACTGCTCAGAAGGTTTGCACGACGTGGCGCAGAATCAGCAAGCAGCCTTCGATGTGGCGCAGAATTGACATGAGTAATAAGTGGAGCTTCCCAAGCGATCAGCCTTTCGAGTTGGATAAGATGTGCCGTCACGCCATTGATCGCAGCTGTGGTAGTCTTGTTGAAATCAAACTCCAGAACTTCGGTAACAATGAACTCCTTAAGTACATAACTGATAG TTCAAGAGGAATCAGAAGCCTACAGCTAGTGAATTGTTACATAAAAGACGAGGGCTTCAGTGAAGTGGCTTCGAAACTTTCTGTATTGGAAGACCTTGAAATTTCAGTATGTGGTGGTTACATCTCACATAAAACTGTGGAAGTGGTTGGACAAGCCTGTCCTCTCTTGAAATCATTCAAACTGAACTGTTTTAGATTTATGCTCAACAAACAGAACTCGAGGCTAAGTTTGACAACACGCGATGACTTGAGGGAAAGTTTGAGAACATGTGATGTGGAAGCACTTGCTATATCAAGAACAATGCAGGATTTACACCACCTCAAGCTTGTCGGAAATAGGCTGACTAATGATGGTTGA
- the LOC112167768 gene encoding F-box protein SKIP19, whose translation MDNKSNQKTLGSKPKPSPPSSSRSTPARHRNWLELPPEITASILSRLGAIEILTAAEKVCRSWRAICKDPLMWRTIDMRNDGDLHDMTYDLEKMCCHAVDRSCGQLVDITVEYFGSDELLKYITDRSSGIRRLRIVRCYFITDEGLSEVALKLPMLEDLEISLCTLSHEPLEVVGRSCPLLKSVKLNNHWYQFPPDKCNDDALAVAGTMRGLQHLQLFGNKLTNDGLREILDCCPHLESLDLRHCFNLNLEGDLEKRLTGQIKRLQLPYDSTEDYEFDAISNGYESRDNDGDSPYGFSDSNLLSDDYEEYGFSSGSDFYDYDYEDCDDFTRLDLYDFGDMDTLPSS comes from the exons ATGGACAACAAAAGCAACCAGAAAACCCTAGGCTCAAAGCCCAAACCCTCGCCGCCGTCGTCGTCCAGATCCACCCCCGCCCGCCACCGTAACTGGCTCGAACTCCCGCCGGAGATCACCGCTTCGATACTTTCGCGGCTCGGAGCGATCGAAATCCTGACGGCCGCCGAGAAGGTCTGCAGATCGTGGCGCGCAATCTGCAAGGACCCACTGATGTGGCGCACCATCGATATGCGCAACGACGGCGACCTACACGACATGACGTACGATTTGGAGAAGATGTGCTGCCACGCCGTTGATCGGAGCTGTGGTCAGCTCGTCGATATCACCGTCGAGTACTTCGGCAGCGATGAGCTGCTCAAGTATATCACTGATAG ATCAAGTGGAATCAGACGCCTCCGAATAGTGCGGTGTTATTTCATAACGGATGAGGGATTGAGTGAAGTGGCTTTGAAGCTTCCGATGTTGGAGGACCTTGAAATTTCGTTGTGCACACTTTCGCACGAACCTCTAGAGGTTGTTGGACGCTCTTGTCCGCTTTTGAAGTCTGTGAAACTGAACAACCACTGGTACCAATTCCCGCCGGATAAGTGTAATGATGATGCACTTGCCGTAGCAGGAACAATGCGAGGTTTGCAGCACCTCCAGCTTTTTGGGAATAAGCTGACGAATGATGGCTTGAGGGaaattcttgattgttgtcCTCATCTTGAGTCACTTGATCTGCGCCACTGTTTCAACCTTAACCTGGAGGGAGATTTGGAGAAAAGATTGACCGGACAAATTAAAAGGTTACAGCTTCCTTATGATTCCACTGAAGACTATGAGTTTGATGCTATATCTAATGGTTACGAATCACGTGATAATGATGGGGACTCCCCATATGGTTTTTCTGACAGTAATTTGTTGTCTGATGATTATGAGGAGTATGGATTTTCAAGTGGGAGTGATTTCTATGACTATGATTATGAGGATTGTGATGATTTTACTAGGCTTGACTTGTATGACTTTGGTGATATGGATACCCTTCCTAGCAGCTAA